A genomic segment from Microbacterium sp. SORGH_AS_0428 encodes:
- a CDS encoding helix-turn-helix domain-containing protein: protein MPSEAASTSKLSRALTAYSAARNDALVAARKELRISEVDARALLFVVDNPGVRPSALRDYLGITSAGVTSLVDRLVERGLARRESDAEDRRGNHITATVDLTTEPWSALTEFDRRFERAVETNLGAHSDELAALLIRLTEESVARSA from the coding sequence ATGCCCAGCGAAGCCGCTTCGACCTCGAAACTCTCGCGCGCCCTGACCGCCTATTCGGCTGCCCGGAACGACGCGCTCGTCGCCGCGCGCAAGGAGCTGCGGATCAGTGAAGTCGACGCGCGCGCACTCCTGTTCGTCGTCGACAACCCCGGCGTTCGCCCATCCGCCCTGCGGGACTATCTCGGCATCACATCGGCCGGGGTGACGTCCCTTGTCGACCGCCTCGTCGAACGCGGACTTGCACGTCGTGAGTCGGATGCCGAGGATCGACGCGGCAACCACATCACCGCGACAGTGGATCTGACGACCGAGCCCTGGTCGGCCCTGACCGAGTTCGACCGTCGATTCGAACGTGCGGTGGAGACGAACCTGGGCGCGCACTCGGACGAACTCGCAGCCCTGCTGATCCGCCTCACCGAGGAG